A window of the Gloeothece verrucosa PCC 7822 genome harbors these coding sequences:
- a CDS encoding IS5 family transposase (programmed frameshift), translated as MYPSDLSDAEWELLAPLIPAAKSGGHPRTTDIRQVCNAIYYHLKTGCQWRYLPKNFPPPSTVYSYYRKWVKKGVWEKINHTLRQMVRQQVGKSPQSSVIIADSQSVETTGKKGDVYGFDGGKKVKGRKRQLLVDSLGLILKVIVAEAHGQERVLAATAVMELLEENPKLLEKVALMWVDAGYSGDKFALAIWLMIQARVEVIKRSDKKFKVLPKRWIVERTFGWFNWYRRLSKDYEKLSEMSEAAIYAVMTRIMLRRLVS; from the exons TTGTATCCAAGTGATTTATCTGATGCCGAATGGGAATTGCTTGCCCCACTTATTCCAGCCGCTAAATCCGGGGGACATCCGCGTACTACAGATATTAGACAAGTCTGTAATGCGATATATTATCATTTGAAGACCGGATGCCAATGGAGATATTTACCCAAAAATTTTCCTCCTCCCTCCACAGTCTATAGTTATTATCGCAAATGGGTCAAAAAGGGGGTTTGGGAAAAAATCAATCACACCCTCCGGCAGATGGTTCGTCAACAGGTAGGGAAATCTCCGCAAAGTAGTGTAATCATAGCAGACAGCCAATCGGTGGAAACAACCG GAAAAAAGGGGGATGTGTATGGCTTTGACGGTGGAAAAAAAGTCAAAGGCCGAAAAAGGCAATTATTAGTTGATAGTTTAGGATTAATCTTGAAAGTAATTGTAGCTGAAGCTCATGGTCAAGAAAGAGTCTTAGCGGCGACGGCGGTAATGGAACTATTAGAAGAAAATCCCAAACTGCTTGAAAAAGTGGCTTTAATGTGGGTAGATGCTGGTTATAGTGGTGATAAATTTGCTCTGGCTATTTGGTTGATGATTCAAGCAAGAGTAGAAGTAATAAAGCGTTCAGACAAAAAATTTAAAGTTTTACCGAAAAGATGGATTGTGGAACGAACGTTCGGCTGGTTTAACTGGTATCGTCGTTTGAGTAAAGATTATGAAAAATTATCAGAAATGAGTGAAGCCGCTATTTATGCAGTTATGACAAGGATAATGTTGCGTCGCCTCGTTTCTTAA